In Chelonia mydas isolate rCheMyd1 chromosome 28, rCheMyd1.pri.v2, whole genome shotgun sequence, a single window of DNA contains:
- the LOC119564565 gene encoding thialysine N-epsilon-acetyltransferase encodes MECVVRPAQSTDCDHVMAMIREIAEYHNELDKVTINSQVLRADGFGGDPFYQCLVAELAPEQEDKQGHLIGYTLFFFGYSMTSGRIVYVENLYVVSEFRGRGIGKKLLSEMAKVVLARGCTEMKFTVAAWNSQALAWYRHLGAQDKTEASDWHCFELGAEALRKLAGDGR; translated from the exons ATGGAGTGCGTCGTCCGCCCGGCCCAGAGCACCGACTGCGACCACGTCATGGCCATGATCCGT GAGATTGCCGAATATCATAACGAGCTGGACAAGGTGACAATCAACTCCCAGG TGTTGAGGGCTGACGGGTTTGGAGGGGACCCCTTCTACCAATGTCTCGTAGCAGAACTGGCCCCGGAGCAAGAAGACAAGCAAG gtcACCTAATCGGCTACACCTTATTCTTCTTTGGCTACAGTATGACCTCCGGCCGCATCGTCTACGTGGAGAATCTATATGTGGTCTCTGAGTTCAGAG GCCGGGGGATTGGGAAGAAGCTGCTGAGTGAAATGGCTAAG GTGGTGCTGGCCCGGGGCTGCACCGAGATGAAGTTCACGGTGGCGGCGTGGAACAGCCAGGCCCTGGCGTGGTACCGGCACCTCGGGGCCCAGGACAAGACGGAGGCGAGCGACTGGCACTGCTTCGAGCTGGGGGCCGAGGCCCTGCGCAAGCTGGCAGGGGACGGACGGTGA
- the TP53 gene encoding cellular tumor antigen p53 encodes MEPMLDPGLEPPLSQESFSDWWSMMLQPTNVDPTAPENQELFSLPDPDLGLGLSDSADPSLLLPQAGGSDEGWEFPGPAPEPPPTSSTVPSTEDYAGEHGFELTFQQSGTAKSVTCTYSPELNKLFCQLAKTCPVQIKMASQPPPGSIVRATAVYKKSEHVAEVVRRCPHHERCMEYSDGVAPARHLIRIEGNQQAHYHDDENTKRQSVTVPYETPQVGSDCTTVLYNFMCNSSCMGGMNRRPILAIITLEGKHGQLLGRRCFEVRVCACPGRDRRTEEENFQKKLTGRVLSGAGTLKGARAKRALQASMETAENPKKRVVSPEKEVFLLEVRGRKRYMMLKEINDALEMVAAKQQGEPESHRNPTPSRLLKTRKEPGDGLLPRSGKRLLVKEEDSE; translated from the exons ATGGAGCCGATGTTGGACCCCGGGCTGGAGCCACCCCTGAGCCAGGAGAGCTTCTCCGATTGGTGGAGCATGAT GCTGCAGCCCACCAATGTGGATCCCACAGCACCGGAGAACCAGGAGCTGTTT agcctcccGGACCCGGACCTGGGCCTGGGCCTGTCTGACTCGGCGgacccctccctcctgctcccgcAGGCTGGGGGGAGCGACGAGGGCTGGGAGTTCCCCGGGCCGGCCCCGGAGCCGCCTCCCACCTCTTCCACCGTCCCCTCCACCGAGGATTACGCTGGGGAGCATGGATTCGAGCTGACCTTCCAGCAGTCAGGGACCGCCAAGTCCGTCACCTGTACC TACTCCCCGGAGCTGAACAAGCTCTTCTGCCAGCTGGCGAAGACCTGCCCCGTGCAGATCAAGATggccagccagcccccgcccggTTCCATCGTCCGGGCCACGGCCGTCTACAAGAAATCGGAGCACGTGGCCGAGGTGGTGAGACGCTGCCCCCACCACGAGCGCTGCATGGAGTACAGCGATG GGGTCGCCCCAGCCCGGCACCTGATCCGGATCGAGGGGAACCAGCAGGCACATTACCACGACGATGAAAACACCAAGCGCCAGAGTGTCACGGTGCCCTACGAGACGCCCCAG gTGGGGTCCGACTGCACCACCGTGCTGTATAACTTCATGTGCAACAGTTCCTGCATGGGGGGCATGAACCGGCGCCCCATCCTGGCCATCATCACTCTGGAGGGCAAGCA CGGGCAGCTCCTGGGGCGCCGATGTTTCGAGGTTCGAGTCTGCGCCTGCCCCGGACGGGACCGCAGGACAGAGGAGGAGAATTTCCAAAAGAAATTGACCGGCAGGGTCCTTAGCGGGGCCGGGACCCTCAAAGGGGCCAGAGCCAAGAGGG CTCTCCAGGCCAGCATGGAAACAGCTGAGAACCCCAAGAAGCGGGTGGTGTCCCCTGAGAAAGAGGTCTTCCTCCTCGAG gtTCGCGGGCGCAAACGGTACATGATGCTGAAGGAAATCAATGACGCCCTGGAGATGGTGGCCGCCAAGCAGCAGGGGGAGCCGGAGAGTCACCGGAACCCCACACCCTCCAG GTTGCTGAAGACCCGGAAGGAGCCGGGGGACGGGCTGCTGCCTCGGAGTGGAAAGAGGCTGCTGGTGAAGGAGGAGGATTCTGAATAA
- the GRK1 gene encoding rhodopsin kinase GRK1, giving the protein MERLQGAIVEKRILAKVHSRFIVTLAYAFQTKLDLCLVMTLMNGGDLRYHIYNVDEKNPGFPEPRAVFYTAQIICGLEHLHQNRIIYRDLKPENVLLDDAGHVRLSDLGLAVELLEGKDKTKGYAGTPGFMAPELLRNEEYDWSVDYFTLGVTLYEMIEAKGPFRCRGEKVENKEVTRRILHDPVKYSDKFSPACRAACEGLLAKDPAGRLGFRDHQCDQLKAQPLFQKVNWGRLEAGLAEPPFVPDPRTVYAKDIGEVGAFSTVRGVALDEQDRAFYEDFSSGNIPIPWQEEMVETGVFGELNVWGAKGTVPRDLDPSVSADSVSSKSGTCLLL; this is encoded by the exons atggagAGACTTCAA ggggccattgtggagaagcggATCCTGGCCAAGGTACACAGCCGGTTCATCGTCACGCTGGCCTACGCCTTCCAGACCAAGCTGGACCTGTGTCTGGTCATGACCCTCATGAACGGCGGAGACCTCAG gTACCACATCTACAACGTGGACGAGAAGAACCCGGGGTTCCCGGAGCCCCGGGCGGTTTTCTACACGGCCCAGATCATCTGCGGCCTGGAGCATCTGCACCAAAACCGCATCATCTACCGGGACCTCAAGCCGGAGAACGTGCTACTGGATGACGCGG ggcacGTCCGGCTCTCGGACCTGGGGCTGGCGGTGGAGCTGCTGGAGGGAAAGGACAAGACCAAGGGATACGCGGGGACCCCAG GCTTCATGGCCCCGGAGCTGCTGAGGAACGAGGAATACGACTGGAGCGTGGATTACTTCACCCTGGGGGTGACGCTCTACGAGATGATCGAAGCCAAGGGCCCCTTTCGCTGCCGGGGGGAGAAG GTGGAGAACAAGGAGGTGACCCGGCGCATCCTGCACGACCCGGTGAAATACTCGGACAAGTTCAGCCCCGCCTGCCGGGCCGCCTGCGAGGGGCTCCTGGCCAAGGACCCCGCCGGCCGCCTGGGCTTCCGGGACCACCAGTGCGACCAGCTCAAGGCCCAGCCCCTCTTCCAGAAGGTCAACTGGGGCCGGCTGGAGGCAG gtcTGGCGGAGCCGCCCTTCGTGCCCGACCCCCGGACGGTCTACGCCAAGGACATCGGCGAGGTGGGCGCCTTCTCCACGGTGAGGGGGGTGGCCCTGGACGAGCAGGACCGGGCCTTCTACGAGGACTTCTCCTCCGGCAACATCCCCATCCCCTGGCAGGAGGAGATGGTGGAGACCGGCGTCTTCGGGGAGCTGAACGTGTGGGGGGCCAAGGGCACCGTCCCCAGGGACCTGGACCCCAGCGTGTCCGCCGACAGCGTCAGCAGCAAATCGGGGACGTGCCTCCTGCTGTGA